One genomic window of Nicotiana sylvestris chromosome 10, ASM39365v2, whole genome shotgun sequence includes the following:
- the LOC138879562 gene encoding uncharacterized protein — MRVALLGRNKLGMVDGTCGKDKFPDSMENHWECVNAIVLSWLMNSVAKGLLGGIMYASIAQTVWEDLVEKVNKVDGSRTFNLHKEIATLTQGSASVSVYFSKLKDLWEEFEALVPAPGCDCPKSRDFVNYL, encoded by the coding sequence ATGCGAGTTGCTTTATTAGGTAGGAATAAGCTTGGTATGGTTGATGGTACATGCGGTAAGGATAAGTTCCCAGATTCGATGGAAAATCATTGGGAATGTGTAAATGCCATTGTTCTTTCTTGGCTGATGAACTCGGTGGCTAAAGGGCTTCTTGGAGGCATTATGTATGCCTCTATTGCACAAACTGTTTGGGAAGACTTGGTTGAAAAAGTTAATAAAGTCGATGGCTCAAGAACTTTCAATTTACATAAAGAAATAGCCACTTTAACTCAAGGGTCTGCATCTGTCTCggtatatttttcaaaacttaaaGATCTTTGGGAGGAATTTGAGGCTTTAGTTCCTGCACCTGGGTGTGATTGTCCTAAATCAAGGGATTTTGTTAACTATCTATAG
- the LOC104242053 gene encoding E3 ubiquitin-protein ligase ATL23-like, producing the protein MLFAVFLALFLPCVGMSVVFVVYMCFLCYATTNNSSGRNNNNQELPDTKPPKEKGLSSAQLDKLPKVTGQELVLGNDCAVCLDVIESEQLARLVPGCNHGFHLECADTWLSKHPVCPVCRSNLETELFNPPQSNPC; encoded by the coding sequence ATGCTTTTCGCTGTTTTCCTTGCACTCTTTCTTCCTTGTGTTGGAATGAGCGTTGTTTTCGTGGTCTACATGTGTTTCCTTTGCTATGCCACAACAAATAATTCCTCTGGTCGAAACAATAATAATCAAGAATTACCAGATACAAAGCCTCCAAAAGAAAAAGGTCTATCTTCAGCACAATTGGATAAATTGCCAAAAGTTACAGGCCAAGAATTGGTGTTGGGAAATGATTGTGCTGTTTGTTTAGACGTAATTGAGAGTGAACAATTGGCTAGGTTGGTACCAGGTTGTAACCATGGGTTTCATCTTGAATGTGCAGATACTTGGCTTTCAAAACACCCTGTTTGTCCTGTTTGTAGAAGTAATCTTGAAACTGAGTTATTTAATCCTCCTCAAAGCAATCCTTGCTGA